Below is a window of Clavibacter michiganensis subsp. tessellarius DNA.
GATCCGCACGAGACCGCCGACGCGTCCCGCGCGGGACGACGCGCGGCCGAGGCGGATCCGACGGGCCTGTTCTCCGGGACGGCCCAGGGCGACGTGCGGGCGGGGCTCTTCACCGGCCCGATCTCCACGGTGCCGGCCGAGGAGCGCATCGACCTCGAGGTCGACGGGGACCGCTGGCGCACGCACGACTGACGCGCACGCCCGGGGGCGTGCGCGTCAGTCGTGCGGGGCGGCTAGTTGCCGAGCTGCCCGTCGCGCGAGTCCTCGATGACGGTGCCGACGGCGATCGCCATCGTGATGCCCCAGCTCAGCCACATGAGGCCGAGCTTCCAGTCGCGCGGACCCCGCCGGGTGGTCTGGAGCGTGCTCCAGCCGCCGATGAGGGCGCTGAGGACGCTGCCGTTCAGGATGTACTTGCGCATGACACCTCCCAGTGTGCTCCCCACGGTACCGGGATCCGGCCGCCGCGACCGCGCCCGGCCCGCGCGGTCCCGCCGGTCACTCGGCGGGCGTCCCCTTTCCGCAGGCGGTGCGGGCTCCCGGCGGGCGGTGAGTACAGTGATCGCGGATCAGACAGGAGGCGCCCGTGCGCACAGCCCTCATCGGGGTGGTGCTCCTCGTCGTCGGCGCCGTCGCCGTGGCCACCGGAGCCCTCCCGCTCGACGACCTCGGCGTGCTGTACGAGCGGGTCTGGCCGATCCTCCTCTTCGTCGTGGCCATCACCGTGGTCACCGAGCTCGCCAGCGAGGCGGGCCTGTTCACCTGGATCGCCGAGCGGGCCGCCGGCCTCGGCCGCGGACGCACCTGGGCGCTCTGGCTCGCGACCGTCGCGCTCGCCTGCCTCTGCACGATCTTCCTGTCGCTCGACACGACGGCCGTGCTGCTCACGCCCGTGGTCGTGGTGCTCGCCCGGCACTGCGGGCTGCCGCCGCTGCCGTTCGCGCTCACCACGGTGTGGCTCGCGAACACGGCGTCGCTGCTCCTCCCCGTCTCGAACCTCACCAACCTGCTCGCGGAGCACGAGCTCGGCGGCCTCGGCCCGGCGGGCTTCGCGGCCCTCACGGTCGCGCCGGCGCTCGTGGCCATCGCCGTGCCCGTGCTCGCGATCCTCGTCATCCACCGCAAGGACCTCTTCACCCGCTACGAGGTCGGGCCGCCGACCGCGCCGACCGACCGGGTGCTGCTCGTGGGCAGCGCCGTCGTGGTGGGCCTGCTCGTGCCGGCGCTCGTCTCGGGCGTCGAGGTGTGGATCCCGGCGCTCGCCGCGGCGGTCCTCCTCGCGGTCCTCACGGCCGTCCGGCGGCCGCGGGTCCTCCGGCTCGGGCTCCTGCCGTGGCAGCTGGTGGTGTTCGCGTCCGGCCTCTTCATCGTGATGGAGGCGGCGCAGTCGCTCGGGCTCACCGCCGTGATGGCCGCGATCTCGGGCCAGGGCCAGGACGCCGCGTCCCTCTTCCGCCTCGCGGGCGTCGCGACGGTGAGCGCCAACGCCGTCGACAACCTGCCGGCGTACCTCGCGCTCGAGCCCGTCGCCGGATCCCCGGAGCGGCTCGTCGCGGTCCTCGTGGGCGTCAACGCGGGCCCGCTCATCACGCCGTGGGCCTCGCTCGCCACCCTGCTCTGGCATGAGCGGCTCGTGAGCATGGGGGTGCACATCAAGTGGTCGCGCTACGTGCTGCTGGGGCTCGTGGTGGCGCCGCTCACGGTCGGCCTCGCGATGCTGGCGTTCGTGCTGACGCGTTGATCCCGCGGGCGGTCCGGCCCGCGCGGAGCCGCCGACCTGGCAGGCCGCTGGCAGTCTGACCGATCGTGCAGGAGCTGACCGATCGGTCGACATAGGCTCGGCGGGTGACCCGAACCCCCCGCGCCTCCGCCGGCGACGAGCTCCGCACCATCGCCGCCGCGCGCTTCGCCCGCGACGGCTTCCAGGCGACCTCGCTGCAGCAGATCGCCGACGAGGCCGGCTACTCCAAGTCGAGCGTGCTCTACCACTTCGCCTCCAAGGAGGCGCTGCTCGACGCCCTGCTGGAGCCGACCATCGACGCGCTCGCCGAGGTCATCGAGCGGGCCGACTCCATCCGCGGCGACGCGGACGCCCGGCGCCTCTTCGTCGAGCGCTTCATCGACTTCCTCCTGCTGCACCGGCACGAGGTCGCGCTGTTCATCACGCAGGGCCGGTCGCTCGGCCACCTCGCCGTGATCGAGCGCGCCAACGACCTCGTGCGGACGCTCGGGGAGACCGCCGGCGCCCTCGACAGCACCCTCGACCAGCTGCGCTTCGGCGTGGCGCTCGGCGGCGCGGCGTACATCCTCGCCGCGAGCGACGACTGGTCCACCAACGAACCGCTGCCCGACGACGAGATCAGGGCCGCTCTCGTCGTGGTCGTGGGGGAGCTGCTCGCCCCCCTCGGCACCCGCTCCGCCTGATCCCCGCTCCGCCTGATCCCCGCTCCGCCTGATCCCCGCTCCGCCCATCCCCCCCGCACCACCCTCCGAAGGAGAGCCACCGCCCATGGCCACGCTGCTGTACCGACTCGGACGCATCTCGTTCCTCCACCCGTGGCGCGTCGTCGCCGCGTGGATCGTCATCCTCGGCATCCTGCTGGGCGGCGGGCTCGCGCTCGGCGGGAAGACGCAGGAGTCGTTCTCGATCCCGGGCACCGAGTCGCAGGAGGCCATCGACCGGCTGGCCGCCGTGTTCGCGCAGGCCGCGGGCGCGAGCGCGCAGATCGTGACCGAGGCGCCCGCGGGCGCCAAGGTCACCGACGACGCCGAGAAGGCGGCCATCGAGGCGACCGCGACGGCCGCGGCCGACGTGCCCGGCGTCGAGACGGCGCTCTCGCCCTTCTCCGAGTACGCGAGCGACGCGGTGTCCGAGGACGGCACCGTGGCGATCACGACCGTCCAGTTCGCCGGCCAGAGCGACCAGGTGACGACCGCGACGCTCGACGCGCTGAAGGAGTCGGCGCAGGCGGCCGAGGACGCGGGGATGACGGTGTCGTTCGGCGGCCAGGTCTTCCAGGACATCCACTACGGCGTGACCGTGACCGAGGCGTTCGGCGTGCTCTTCGCGGGCCTCGTGCTCGTGCTCACCTTCGGGTCGATGCTCGCGGCGGGGCTGCCGCTCATCGGCGCGCTCGTGGGCGTCGCGGCGTCCGCGGGCGCGCTGCTGGCGGCGTCGGCGTTCGTCACGGTCTCGAGCGCGTCGCCGCTCCTGGCCGTGATGATCGGGCTCGCGGTCGGCATCGACTACGCGCTCTTCATCCTCATGCGGCACCGGACGCAGCTCGCCAACGGCATGCCCGTCGAGCGCTCGGCCGCGACCGCGGTCGCCACCGCCGGCAGCGCCGTGATCTTCGCGGGCGTGACGGTGATCATCGCGCTGCTCGGCCTCCTCGTCGTGCAGATCCCGTTCCTCACGGTCATGGGCCTCGGAGCGGCCTTCGCGGTGCTGCTCGCCATGGGCGTCGCCACCACGCTGCTGCCGGCCATGCTCGGCTTCGCGGGCGAGCGCCTCCGGCCGAAGGAGGGCTCGCGGGCCGCGCGCCGCGCGAGGGCGCAGGCCGAGGGGACGCAGCGGACGCTCGGCGCGCGCTGGGTCAAGGTCGTCACGAAGGTGCCGATCATCCCCGTCGTGATCGTCATCGGCATCGCCGGCCTCCTCGCCGTGCCCGCGTCGCAGCTGCAGCTGGGGCTGCCGAGCGGGGCGACCGAGCCCGCGGGATCCACGAGCCGCGTCGCGTACGACACCGTCTCCGACGCGTTCGGGCCGGGCCACAACGGCCCGCTCGTCGTGCTCGTCGACATCACGCAGACGACCGACCCGATCGGGGTGCTCGGGCGGATCGGGGACGAGATCCGCGGGCTCGACGACGTGGCCTTCGTGGGCACCGGCACGCCCAACCCGTCGGTCGACACCGCCATCATCCAGGTGCTCCCGGACAGCCCGCCCGAGTCGGCGGAGACGACGGCGCTCATGCAGTCGATCCGCGACCTCGCGCCCGGCCTCCAGGACCGCTACGACACGCGCGTCTCCGTCACCGGCACCACGGCCGTGCAGAACGACATCTCGCAGCGGCTCGACCAGGCGCTCGTGCCGTTCGGGATCGTGGTGGTGGGGCTGTCGATCATCCTGCTGATGATCGTGTTCCGCTCGATCTTCGTGCCCGTGAAGGCCGCGGTCGGCTTCCTGCTGAGCGTCATCGTCTCGTTCGGCACCGTGGTGCTGATCTTCCAGGACGGGGCCTTCGCCGACGTCCTGGGCGTGACGCCCGGCCCCATCCTCAGCTTCATGCCCATCCTGCTCATGGCGATCCTGTTCGGCCTCGCCATGGACTACGAGGTGTTCCTCGTCTCCGGGATGCGCGAGGACTTCGTGCATCACGCCGACGCGAAGCGGGCCATCGTCACGGGCTTCTCGGGCGCCGCCCGGGTCGTGACGGCGGCCGCGCTCATCATGTTCTTCGTGTTCGCGGCGTTCGTGCCGGAGGGCGCGGGCGTCATCAAGACCATCGCCCTCGGCCTCGCGGTCGGCATCTTCTTCGACGCCTTCCTCGTGCGCATGACCCTGGTGCCCGCCGCCATGGCGCTCCTCGGGAGGCGCGCGTGGTGGATCCCGCGCTGGCTCGACCGGATCCTCCCGGACGTCGACATCGAGGGCGAGGGCCTGCGCGAGCACCAGGACGACGTGGACTGGGCGCGCGACTCGGGCGCCGCCGTCGCGGCCGAGCGGCTCGTCGCGGGCGTCCCCGGGCGACGGCTCGCGCCGGTCGACCTGCGCGCGCCGGCCGGATCCCTCGTGCTCGTCGAGGGCGACGTCGCCGACCGCCGGCTCCTCGGCGCCACGCTGGGGGCCCGGCTCGCGCCGCTCTCCGGCCGTGCGCAGGTCGCCGGGCACCCGCTCGCGTCCGAGTCCGGCCGCGTGCTCACGAGCGTCGCCATGGCCGACCTCGGCCGCGTCGACCGGGTGGACTCGGGGCTGACGGTGGGGGACCTCCTCGCGGAGCGCATCGACCTGTCCGAGCCGATGGGCCGCCGCCGCGGCGCACGCGCCCGGCAGGCCGAGTGGCTCGCCCGGATCGACCAGGCGGCCGACGCCGCGGGCGCGCTCCCCATCGGCGCCGACGACCCGGTCGGATCCCTCCTGCCGCTCGAGCGCGCCATCGCCCTCACCGCGGTCGCCGCCTCGGGACGCGCCCCCGTGCTCGTGCTCGACGTGGTGGACCCGTTCCCGGACGCCGCCGCCGAGCGCGCGTTCCTCGCCGCCCTGCCCGCGCTCGTCCACGAGAGCACGACCGTCCTCCTGGGCGCGCCGTGGTTCCCGGACGACCACGGGATCCCCGGGCGCCCCACCGTCCGCCTCCGGCTCGAGGCCGACGCGCCACCGTCGGGCGATCGACCCGACGACGACCGCGACGCCCGCCAGCCCGGCCACGACCAGACCGTCACCACCGTCGAGGAGACCCTCCGATGACCACCCGCTCCACCCGCCGACGCCTCGCCGTCGCCCTCGTCGCGATCGTGCCCCTCGCGGTCGCCGGCCTCTTCATCGGCTCGCTCTCGGACGTCGCGAAGGGCGTCGAGCGCGTGCCCGCCGCCATCGTCAACCAGGACGAGATCGTGCAGCAGAAGGCGCCCGACGGCACGGAGTCGCCCGTGCTCGCCGGCCGCCTGCTCGTGACGCAGCTCACCTCCGACGACAACCAGGCCTTCGACTGGACCATCACGAACGCCGACGAGGCGCAGCGGATGCTCGACGACGGCGAGGTCTACGCGGTGCTGACCGTGCCCAAGGACTTCTCCTCGTCGATCGTGTCGCTGTCGACGGAGACCCCGCAGCGCGCGCAGATCAGCGTGGAGACGGACGACGCGCACGGCTACCTGACGGGCGCGGCCACCCAGGCCGTCGGCGTCGGGATGACCAGCGTGTTCGGCAACGCCATCACCTCGCAGTTCGTCTCCGGCATCTACACGACCTTCGGCGGGCTCAAGGGCTCGCTCAGCGACGCCGGGGACGGCGCGACGAAGCTGGCCGACGGCGCGACCCAGCTCTCCGCGGGCGCCACGACGCTCGGCGACGGGATCACGCAGCTCGGCGACGGCATCGGCCGGACCCAGCAGGGCGCGACGCGGCTGGCGGACGGCCTCGGCACGTACACGGACGGCGTCTCGCAGCTGTCCTCCGGGCTCGACCGGCTGCAGACCGGCGCCGCCGGGCTCTCGCAGGTCTCCGACGGCGTCGGGCAGTACGCGGGTGGGGCCGGGCAGATCGCGCAGCAGGTCGCCGGACTCCGGCAGCAGCTCGCGGCGGACCCGCGGACGGCCCCGATCGCCGCGCAGCTCCAGCCGCTCGAGCAGGGGATCGACCAGTACGCCGCCCAGGGCCGCACGCTCGCGACGCAGGCGGCGGCGGGCATCCAGGGCGTGCAGCAGGGCATCGGCCAGAGCGCGTCCGGCGCGTCGCAGCTCGCGGCGAACGGCGGGGCGCTCGTCTCCGGCGCGCGCCAGCTCGGCGACGGCCTCGGCCAGCTGCGCACGGGCGCGACCGGCGCGGCGACGGGCGCGGGCGACCTCGCCACGGGCGCCACGTCGCTCTCGTCCGGCGCCACCGAGCTCGGGCAGGGCCTCGCGCAGGGCGCCGAGCAGATCCCCTCGCTCGACGCCGACCAGGCGGCCTCCGCCTCGGGCGTCGTCGCGGATCCGGTGGGCCTCACCGTGCAGCGCGAGAACGAGATCGACAACCCGGGCGACGCCATCGCCGCGATCTTCGTGCCCATCGGCCTCTGGCTCGGCTCCTTCGCGACCTTCCTCGTGCTGCGGCCGGCCGCGCGCCGCCTGCTCGCGTCGTCGGCCGCGACGGGCCGCGTCATGGGACGCGTGCTCGCCCGCGCCGGGCTGATCGCGCTCGCCCAGGTCGTGCTGCTCGTCGCCCTCGTGCACGCCGCGCTCGGCCTGTCGCTCGCGCTGCTGCCCGCGACCCTCGGGTTCGCCGCCGTCACCGCGGCGGCCTTCACCGCGATCCACTACCTGCTCCGCCAGGCGTTCGGCCGCACCGGCATGGTCGTCTCGCTCATCCTGCTGGCGGTGCAGGCCGCGGCGATGGGCGGGATCATCCCGCTGCAGCTCGTGGCGGAGCCGTTCCAGGCGATCAGCCCGTTCCTGCCGCTCACCTACGCGGCGTCGGGCATGCAGGCGATCATCGCCGGGGGAGCGCCCGCCGTCGCGTGGGGCGCCGCGGGCACGCTGGCGGCGTTCCTGCTGCTGAGCCTCGCCGTCTCCTACCTGGTGACGCGGCGCTCCCGGCGGGCGCGGAGCCTCGGCCTCCTGCCGGGCAGCGCGACGGCGTCGGCGGCCGTCGCCGTCTGACGCCTTCCGCACGACCCGATGCCGGGCGCCCTCGCGGGTGCCCGGCATCGCGCGTCTGGGGAGCCCGGCGCACGTGCGGCCGCGGCACCGCCTACCATTCGAGAACCGTTCTCGACAAGGAAGGCGCCCCATGCGCACCCCCTCCCTCCTCGGCGTCGGCCTCGTGGTCGTCGCCCTGCTCGCCGGCGGCGTCGGATCCGTCGCCGCCCCGCCCGAGACCGCGTCCGCCTCCGGCCGCGCGTCGTGGCTGCTCGTCGCCGACCCGGCGGCGCACGCCGTCTCGATCGTCGACTCCGCGACCGGCCGCACCACGGGCTCCCTCCCGGACACGACGCTGGGCGCGCACGCCGGCGTCGTGCAGCTGGGGCACGGCCGCATCGCCTTCGTCGACGAGGGCGGCCCGCGGCTCGACGTGGTCGACATCTCCTCCGCCGGGGTCCCGCGCCTCGCGTCGGCGACCCCGATCCCGTCCGCGGCCGGCACCTGGACGCGCGCCGGCTGGATCTCGGACGACGCCGGCCACCGGTACGTCGCGGTCGGGTCCGACCTCGACGGATCCACCACGCAGCAGGTCACGCTCGTCGACACGCGCACGGGCCGCGCGAGCACCGCGGAGATCCGCACGAGCGAGGTGACGCTCGCCACGACGG
It encodes the following:
- a CDS encoding SLC13 family permease codes for the protein MRTALIGVVLLVVGAVAVATGALPLDDLGVLYERVWPILLFVVAITVVTELASEAGLFTWIAERAAGLGRGRTWALWLATVALACLCTIFLSLDTTAVLLTPVVVVLARHCGLPPLPFALTTVWLANTASLLLPVSNLTNLLAEHELGGLGPAGFAALTVAPALVAIAVPVLAILVIHRKDLFTRYEVGPPTAPTDRVLLVGSAVVVGLLVPALVSGVEVWIPALAAAVLLAVLTAVRRPRVLRLGLLPWQLVVFASGLFIVMEAAQSLGLTAVMAAISGQGQDAASLFRLAGVATVSANAVDNLPAYLALEPVAGSPERLVAVLVGVNAGPLITPWASLATLLWHERLVSMGVHIKWSRYVLLGLVVAPLTVGLAMLAFVLTR
- a CDS encoding TetR/AcrR family transcriptional regulator; this translates as MTRTPRASAGDELRTIAAARFARDGFQATSLQQIADEAGYSKSSVLYHFASKEALLDALLEPTIDALAEVIERADSIRGDADARRLFVERFIDFLLLHRHEVALFITQGRSLGHLAVIERANDLVRTLGETAGALDSTLDQLRFGVALGGAAYILAASDDWSTNEPLPDDEIRAALVVVVGELLAPLGTRSA
- a CDS encoding MMPL family transporter, yielding MATLLYRLGRISFLHPWRVVAAWIVILGILLGGGLALGGKTQESFSIPGTESQEAIDRLAAVFAQAAGASAQIVTEAPAGAKVTDDAEKAAIEATATAAADVPGVETALSPFSEYASDAVSEDGTVAITTVQFAGQSDQVTTATLDALKESAQAAEDAGMTVSFGGQVFQDIHYGVTVTEAFGVLFAGLVLVLTFGSMLAAGLPLIGALVGVAASAGALLAASAFVTVSSASPLLAVMIGLAVGIDYALFILMRHRTQLANGMPVERSAATAVATAGSAVIFAGVTVIIALLGLLVVQIPFLTVMGLGAAFAVLLAMGVATTLLPAMLGFAGERLRPKEGSRAARRARAQAEGTQRTLGARWVKVVTKVPIIPVVIVIGIAGLLAVPASQLQLGLPSGATEPAGSTSRVAYDTVSDAFGPGHNGPLVVLVDITQTTDPIGVLGRIGDEIRGLDDVAFVGTGTPNPSVDTAIIQVLPDSPPESAETTALMQSIRDLAPGLQDRYDTRVSVTGTTAVQNDISQRLDQALVPFGIVVVGLSIILLMIVFRSIFVPVKAAVGFLLSVIVSFGTVVLIFQDGAFADVLGVTPGPILSFMPILLMAILFGLAMDYEVFLVSGMREDFVHHADAKRAIVTGFSGAARVVTAAALIMFFVFAAFVPEGAGVIKTIALGLAVGIFFDAFLVRMTLVPAAMALLGRRAWWIPRWLDRILPDVDIEGEGLREHQDDVDWARDSGAAVAAERLVAGVPGRRLAPVDLRAPAGSLVLVEGDVADRRLLGATLGARLAPLSGRAQVAGHPLASESGRVLTSVAMADLGRVDRVDSGLTVGDLLAERIDLSEPMGRRRGARARQAEWLARIDQAADAAGALPIGADDPVGSLLPLERAIALTAVAASGRAPVLVLDVVDPFPDAAAERAFLAALPALVHESTTVLLGAPWFPDDHGIPGRPTVRLRLEADAPPSGDRPDDDRDARQPGHDQTVTTVEETLR
- a CDS encoding YhgE/Pip domain-containing protein, with translation MTTRSTRRRLAVALVAIVPLAVAGLFIGSLSDVAKGVERVPAAIVNQDEIVQQKAPDGTESPVLAGRLLVTQLTSDDNQAFDWTITNADEAQRMLDDGEVYAVLTVPKDFSSSIVSLSTETPQRAQISVETDDAHGYLTGAATQAVGVGMTSVFGNAITSQFVSGIYTTFGGLKGSLSDAGDGATKLADGATQLSAGATTLGDGITQLGDGIGRTQQGATRLADGLGTYTDGVSQLSSGLDRLQTGAAGLSQVSDGVGQYAGGAGQIAQQVAGLRQQLAADPRTAPIAAQLQPLEQGIDQYAAQGRTLATQAAAGIQGVQQGIGQSASGASQLAANGGALVSGARQLGDGLGQLRTGATGAATGAGDLATGATSLSSGATELGQGLAQGAEQIPSLDADQAASASGVVADPVGLTVQRENEIDNPGDAIAAIFVPIGLWLGSFATFLVLRPAARRLLASSAATGRVMGRVLARAGLIALAQVVLLVALVHAALGLSLALLPATLGFAAVTAAAFTAIHYLLRQAFGRTGMVVSLILLAVQAAAMGGIIPLQLVAEPFQAISPFLPLTYAASGMQAIIAGGAPAVAWGAAGTLAAFLLLSLAVSYLVTRRSRRARSLGLLPGSATASAAVAV